The genomic region ACCTTGCCGCTGCGGATCGAAACCGGACGGTTTAGGAACCTAAAACTCGAAGAAAGACCGTGCCTTGTGTGTAAAAAACTCAATCAGGTCGAAACAGAATACCACTTCTTATTTGAATGTCCATTTTACCTTTGTTTAAGATTATCCTATTATAACTGTGTATCaaatataaaaccaaacataactaaCATCCCGTATAGCGAGAGGCTAACATGTATGCTGACTGATAAGAGACTTATTTATAAATCTGCATTGTTCATCCAAGATTGCTATATGAAACGATCGGAAACATCATATGTGTCCgacttaaattaaaacaaatcaatatgtAAAGTATATTACCaatgtaaataatattagttattTCTACATGAAGTTATTCACCTATACTATCcatgtttatactttaaacaatttGACTCTTTTTATTTTTGTGATCTTTACACTATTTTGCActattttgatgttattttatgACTATACCGATAACATGTCAACTcagtgactcgtaagccatttatatgactgggtagtacaatgtttttgtaaatatttttgcttattaTAATATTGATCGTATTATTCCTGTAAATACCAATGATTATTTATGTACTTtgcgtcactttaataaaatatacaacataacTGTTAGAACAGTACATGAATAATGTAAATAGAGCGCCAACATTTTgatgtaaaaataacaaaatgactACTTAAGGCGTGAGTTTGATACCTGTTTGCGAATTTAATTTTCAGACATTCTTTGCCTTACGAATAATCTTTCTTACGTTTTGATCAACTATTTTATTGTTTCTAATTATGCATGTGTCTCTATAAATAAGATGTTTCTGTGAtatgatatcatttaaaatgtaaaggtaaaacaaatatgtttttaaaaccaTAAGTCCGTCTAATTGCCATTAGGTCGGCTTAATGTTAGGCCTTGACTAACAAAACTATCTGAAGTGTGCACTGAATTTTGTTTATCGGCACACAATACTACGAATTATCGCCTTGACTAAAATAGACGTAAACTTAACAGATCTTTACTTGTTTTCATGTACTGTTAGAAATATATATTCACCTGATACATTTATGTTTCGGTCTCAGAAAAcgaggttaaatgcatgtgcgcaagtttcgttccatattagcctgtgcacttcgcagaggcttatcagggacgacgctttccgcatAAGTTGGATTTTCGTTAAAAAGTCTTCCTTAAACCGATAAATACAACAAAAAGAAAATTGTTGttcctgtgcagttcgcacaggctaatcttgaacgacactttacgaacatgcattaagcctctttTTTCTCATATTGAGGCTCATTTTCTTTGCAGTGGGAATGACCATCACACAAAATGCGAGCAGCGTCGATAACTCCTCGGCCCTGACAAAGTCGTCACAATGGGACACACATGGTTACGTCTGCGTGACCATAGTTGCAATGTTCGTCCCCTTCATCCTCCTGGGCAACCTCATGGTTATCATCTCGGTCGCTAAGTTCAAGCGTCTTCACATTCCCACGAACTACTTTCTGACATCACTGGCGGTTGCCGACGTTTTGGTGGCGGCAGCGTTGCCGTTCTATGCGCTTGCggaattacatcatttggacatGGGCGACAGTTCTTTGTGTATTGTCGTAAACCGCGTTTTAATGACCGCCGGTGGTGTTTCGGTCATGACCCTTGCGGTGAACGCTTGTGACCGCTACACGGCCATCATGAATCCGCTAGAGTACATTTTGATCATGAAGCCGCGGCGGATTGCCGTGCTCGTGCTCATATGTTGGATCTTCAGCAGCTTTATATGTTGGGCCCCGTTTGTGATCGGTTGGTACACAAGCGTACCAGGCGAAAAAGAACATAACTATAATCAACTGCACAAGAACGCTAGAATTTTATTCACGGGTGCGATATTTGTGCCCTCGTGCATTCTAATAGTGTTCTTCTACTGGCGGATGTTCCTGATTGCCCGCCATCATGCGCACGCATTCGCCGCCGTAGAGCAAACAGTGAGACGAAGCCTAGAGGCACGCTTCGTGCGCAAAGATACGAAATATGCGAAAACAATCGGCGTTTTGATAGGAGTATTTCTGTGTTGCTGGTTGCGGTTTCAGATCTGTATCGTTGTGGACATCACGCACCAAGTGTCCTCCCACAGATGGTAACATAATTACCTCATGTTGCTTGCATTTTTCAACAGCGGGGTCAATCCGTGGGTTTACGCGTATAA from Dreissena polymorpha isolate Duluth1 chromosome 5, UMN_Dpol_1.0, whole genome shotgun sequence harbors:
- the LOC127882243 gene encoding trace amine-associated receptor 1-like, giving the protein MTITQNASSVDNSSALTKSSQWDTHGYVCVTIVAMFVPFILLGNLMVIISVAKFKRLHIPTNYFLTSLAVADVLVAAALPFYALAELHHLDMGDSSLCIVVNRVLMTAGGVSVMTLAVNACDRYTAIMNPLEYILIMKPRRIAVLVLICWIFSSFICWAPFVIGWYTSVPGEKEHNYNQLHKNARILFTGAIFVPSCILIVFFYWRMFLIARHHAHAFAAVEQTVRRSLEARFVRKDTKYAKTIGVLIGVFLCCWLRFQICIVVDITHQVSSHRWQPAIPDERASSSVSSVSGPAATISRMRLNRVTSRVAASNMLRTLWREVGRTRVEYSLDRRFSGPFRAGSTIGTLPDLLRVYAASPRHSSLVSSCTEEEPPSNINAD